The Corynebacterium occultum sequence GGCGGGGTTGCTCATCAGGTGGCCGACATTGCGGACGAACAGCAGGGAACGCCCGTGCAGGGGGAGATCGCAGCCCGTGCGGGAGATGAAGTGGCGGTCCTCGTTGAGCTCACGGGTGAAGGTCTTGCCGTTCTTGGTGACCTTCTCAGCCAGCTCACCGGTGTTCAGGCCGAACCAGTTGCGGTAACCCAGGGTCTTGTCCTCGGCGTCGACAGCGGCGACCGAATCCTCGAAGTCCATGATGGTGGTGATGGCCGACTCCAGGATGACATCCTTCAGCCCGGCCGGGTCATCCTGGCCGATCGGGGAAACCGGGTCGATCTGCAGCTCGATATGCAGACCGTTGTTGCGCAGCAGGATGGAGGCGGGATCATAGAGGTCACCGGTGAAACCGAGGTAGGCATCCTCATTGACCAGGCTGTGTTCCGACTTGTCGATATGGGCGATCAGGCGACCCTCGGTGATTCCGTAGCGCTCAACATCAACGTGGCTGGCACCCTGCAGCGGGATGACATCATCGAGGAATTTGCGGGTCCACTCGATGACCTTGCGGCCCCGGGCCGGGTTGTACCCCTTGCCGCGTTCCGCACCGTCGGTGTCCGGGATGGCGTTGGTGCCGTAGAGGGCGTCATAGAGGGAACCCCAGCGGGCGTTGGCTGCGTTGATGGCGAACCGGGCGTTGGTGATCGGGACGACCAGCTGCGGGCCGGCGGTCTCGGCGATCTCCCGGTCGATGTGGCGGGTGACGATCTGGCCGCGGCCCGGCTCATCAACCAGGTAACCGATCTCGGTGAGGTAGGCCTCCATGACATCCGGATCCAGCTGGCCCGGGTTTTCCCGGTGGTACTTATCCAGCTGGGACTGCAGCTGGTCACGGCGTGCCAGAAGCTCACGGTTGCGCGGAGTCAGTTCGCGGACGAGCTGACCGAAACCCTCCCAGAAGGGGCCAGCCTCCACGTCGACGTGCGGAAGAACGGTCTCGGCCAGGAAGTCGTAGAGGACCTTGGCGACCTCCATGCCTCCGGCGTTGACGCGCTCGGTGGTGTCGGTGAGGTTGATGATGGTCGTGGACTGCTCGGACATGTCTGGCTCCTACTGACTCGGGAAAGGTGGGGACTGCCTTCGCGGATCCCTGGGAAGTCAGGAGATGACTTCGTTAGTGGGAAGCGGTCCGGCACGCATTCCGATGCGGTGCGTTGAAAATCAGGCTAAGTGATGGCCGTCACGAACAAAAGGCTTTTGCGAACTTCGCCCCATAGTTACCCCCATCACAAAAGGATGACCATCGTGATAATTCTGCAAATTTCCCGAAAAGGCAACCTAGCGGCCAAAATCGCATCGCTTGACTAAATGCAGCTCAGGGGCGATAGAAGAAACTATTGATAGAGATTTCTAAATTTCAATCTTTGCAAACTTAGCGAAATTACCCCTTACCCCCGCGCAGAAGTTTAAGAGCCGAGACCGTTGACGAAGATCACGGGATCGAGCAGTGTGTGAACCACGCCACCAAGACAGCGTGACCACGGTTACACACTTCAGGTGAGACCGCAGTAGCGCCCAAGGCAGTTCCCCTCCCTCAGGCTCCATCCCCTGGAAGCCCTCAAGATTTTAGGAAGTGACCGATATGAGCACCACCGGCCAGGCACGTACCGCAGCAGAGATCCAGCAGGACTGGGACACCAACCCCCGTTGGGCCAACACCACCCGTGACTACACCGCAGAGCAGGTTGCTGAACTGCAGGGCACCGTCATCGAGGAGCACACCCTCGCCCGTCGTGGCGCTGAAATCCTCTGGGAAGGTGTCAACGGCGATGATTACATCCACTCCCTGGGTGCCCTGACCGGCAACCAGGCAGTCCAGCAGGTCCGCGCCGGCCTGAAGGCTGTCTACCTCTCCGGTTGGCAGGTCGCCGGTGACGCCAACCTCTCCGGCCACACCTACCCGGACCAGTCCCTCTACCCGGCCAACTCGGTCCCCCAGGTCGTCCGCCGCATCAACAACGCCCTGCTGCGTGCCGATGAGATCGCCCGCTCCGAGGGTGACACCTCCGTCGACAACTGGCTCGTTCCGATCGTCGCCGACGGCGAGGCCGGCTTCGGCGGCGCCCTCAACGTCTACGAGCTGCAGAAGGCCATGATCGGTGCCGGTGCCGCCGGCACCCACTGGGAGGATCAGCTCGCTTCCGAGAAGAAGTGTGGCCACCTCGGTGGCAAGGTCCTCATCCCGACCCAGCAGCACATCCGCACCCTGACCTCCGCCCGCCTGGCAGCCGATGTCGCCAACGTCCCGACCGTGGTCATCGCCCGTACCGACGCTGAGGCCGCCACCCTGATCACCTCCGACGTCGATGAGCGTGACCGTCCCTTCATCGAGGGTGATCGCACCGCCGAGGGTTACTACCGGATCCGCAACGGCATCGAGCCCTGCATCGCCCGCGCCAAGGCCTACGCCCCCTACTCCGACCTGATCTGGATGGAGACCGGTACCCCGGACCTGGCAGTGGCCAAGCAGTTCGCCGAAGCCGTCCACGAAGAATTCCCGGATCAGCTACTCGCCTACAACTGCTCCCCCTCCTTCAACTGGTCCGCACACCTGGAGGCAGATGAGATCGCCAAGTTCCAGAAGGAACTGTCCGCCATGGGCTTCAAGTTCCAGTTCATCACCCTGGCTGGCTTCCACTCCCTCAACTACGGCATGTTCGATCTGGCACACGGCTACGCCCGCAACGGTATGACCGCTTTCGTCGACCTGCAGAACCGTGAGTTCCAGGCAGCTGAGGAGCGTGGCTTCACCGCCGTCAAGCACCAGCGCGAGGTCGGTGCCGGCTACTTCGACAATATCGCCACCACCGTTGACCCGACCTCTTCCACAACCTCGCTGAAGGGCTCCACCGAGGAAGAGCAGTTCGTGTCCACGAACGCTTAAACCCCTCACCGGGGTAGGCGAACTCCCCCTACCCCACCCCTGCCTGATCTTCGCCCCTTGGGTTCTACCCGTGGCACCGCGGCAGCACAGCCCTCCGGTTCCACCCCCACCTGAAGCCACCGTCTCCCCGCACACCCAGCGGGGAGGCGGTGTTCAGCGTTTTTAGGGCTGTGGTGCCTGGCAGAGGAGGGCATTCTCCCCAGGGGTACCGCACTCCTGGGGGTCGTGATTTTCTTCTCCTTAATATAAAGCTCGGCCGGGTGGGGTTGGGGTTGCGGTGCGTGATGGGAAGTGGAATCCCCACCCAACCCACACTTCCCCCCTCAACTCCAGCAGGAAGGCACCAGAGCGCAGGGCCCGGTGAGAGGCACCACTAGGCTCTTAGTGTCCCTCCCCTGATGAAAACCCGGAAAGGTACCTCCCCCTTGTTGAAGAACCGGACCCGCTTCCTCCCCACCCTGGCCACCATTCTGATTCTCGGTTCCGGGCTCAGCGCCTGCTCCGATTCCGGGGGAGATGACCAGACCCGGACCGCAGCCACCGCTGAGGGTGAAAGCTCCGCCGCAGGCAGCAACACCCCCGCCCCCGAGGAAGACCAGAGGACGGAAGGATCCGCCCCGGAAACCGCGGATGCCACGGCAACCAGCGGGGAGGATGAAGCTGGTGGAGAAAACCGGGAGAACCGGGAGCCCGGGGAAAGCAAGGGAAATGACACCCCTTCCACTGACGATGGGGGCCTCTCCCTGGGTGGCCCCGATGAGGCCGCACCCACCGGAACGGAGATTGTGGACCTGAGTGCAGATCCCTTCTTCGACATCACCCCGGGCACTTCCATCACCATCGAGGTCAGTGGCCTGAACCCTGAACGCGGTTACCATGTGGCCATCTGTGAGGCCGGGCAACCGGCGGAAAACAGTCATCCCACCTGCACCGGTGACGCCGATTATCAGGGGCACCGCGCCTGGTTGAGGAACCCGGGTGGCAGCCATGAGATTTCCCCAGCTGGTACCGCCACCCTCACGCTGGCTGCCGCTGCGACCGGTGAGGGTCTGGACTGCACCGCCGAGGAATGCGTGATCAAGGTCTTCGGTGATGAGTCCGAGGATTATCGGAATGTGGCTGATCTGCCGGTGACCTTCGCGGCCCCCTGACCCTGGGTAGCTCATCCCCGCCACCTGGCCCTGAAAACACCGCAGGCCCGCTTCGGGAAAATCCTGAAGCGGGCCTGCGTCTGATCCCGGTAGGGGATTTTCCCGGGCTTAGTTGGCGTATTTGTCGATCTCGCCGAGGGCCTCATCGATGATCCCCAGACCACGCACCAGATCTTCCTCGGTGATGGTCAGCGGAGGTGCGATATGTGTGCGGTTGAAGTGGGTGTGGGGCCACAGTCCCCGCTCCTTGCAGGCCGCGGTGTACTCCACCATCGGCTGGTTCTCCTCCGGTTTGGGAGCGAAGGGCACCAACGGTTCGCGGGTTTCCTTGTCCTTGACCAGCTCAATCGCCCAGAACATACCCATGCCCCGGACATCACCGACGCAGGCGTGCTTCTCCTTCATCTCCTCCAATGCCGGCTTGATCACCCGCTCCGCCAGGTCATTGATGTGGTCCAGCAGGTTGTCCTCGCGGAAGACCTCGAAGGTGGCCACACCGGGAGCACAGGCCAGGGGGTGTCCGGAGTAGGTCAGGCCACCAGGGTAGGAGGTCTGGGCGAAGGTGTCGCGGATGGCCTCGTTGATGATCACCCCACCGAGAGGGACATAACCGGAGTTGGATCCTTTGGCGAAGGTCAGCAGATCCGGTTCCACGTCGAAGGCCTCCACGGCGAACATGGTGCCCATGCGGCCGAAACCGATCATCACTTCATCGGCGATGTAGAGGATGCCGTACTTCTCACATAATGCCTTCAGCCCCTTGAGGTATCCCGGCGGCGGGATCAGCACGCCATTGCCGCCGACCACCGGTTCCATGAGGATGGCGGCGATGGTGCCGGCACCTTCGAGGATGATCTGCTCCTCCAGGTGGGCCAGCGCGCGTTCGGTCTCCTGCTCCGGGGTTTCGGACCAGAAGGGCGAGCGGTAGGTGTAGGGGCCGAAGAAGTGGACCACTCCCGGGTCACCGGCCGGGGTGGGCCAGCGGCGGGGTTCACCGGTCAGGGTCATCGCCAGGTTGGTGGCGCCATGGTAGGAGCGGTAGGCGCTCATGATCTTCTGGCGGCCGGTGTGGATCCGCGCCATGCGCACCGCATGTTCCACCGCATCGGCACCACCATTGGTGAAGAAGACGTAGTTGAGGTCACCGGGGGCGGCCTCGGCGATGAGCCGGGCCAGTTCCGTCCGGGTTTCCTCCGCGAAGCCGGGGGCGATGGTGGCGAGCCGGTCGGCCTGGTCCTTGATCGCCTGGATCAGCTTAGGGTGCCCGTGGCCCAGGTTCGCGTTGACCATCTGGGAGTTGAAGTCGAGGTAGCCCTTGCCCTCATAGTCGTAGAAGGTGGATCCCTCGGCATAAGCGATGGGCAACGGGTTGATCTTGTCCTGGGCGGACCAGGAGTGGAAGACGTGCTTACGGTCGTTCTCGGCGATCTGACGCCCGCGTTCCGGATCAGTGTGCTTCATATGCTTCTCGAACTTCCTTCTCATCTCGGTGTGTCAAATCCCGAGTCTAGGAGAAAGTAGTTCAGCTCACAGCGGATCGGGATTTCTCAGTGCTCCCGCACCATCTGGTACAGGCGGCGGAAGATGGCTGCCCCATCCTGCCGGATGCCATCATGCTGGAACTCATTGGTGATCCAGGGGCGCAGATCCCGGTAGCGTTCCGCGGTGCGGAGCGAATGTTCGAGGGGCACGAAGATGTCATCGACGTAGACCGCGGCGGCGCAGACGGGACCGGCCTCGGCGAGCACCTCGGCGTCATAAAGCGGGGTCCAGTCCTCGGCCTGGGCGAGTTCCTCGGCGACCTGACGGAAGGGTTCCAGGGCCGGATCCTCCTCGAACTGCCAGGGAAAGATGTGCTCCCCGGTGAGGTAGAAGGGCTCAGCCTCCCGGGGATCCAGATCATAGGCGAAGCCGGGAATCGCATCGCTGACGCTCTGTGCCGCCCAACTCGTCGGACCCGGTGTGGTGCCGGCGTAGATGGTTTCATGGATGGCCGCGTAGAGCGGGGCTTCGGCGAAGCTGACGCGCCCACCGACGTCGAGGAGGAAATCACTGCGCAGACGTTTCTCCCCCCGGTATTCCCGGAAAGGTTCCTCCAGGAGGTAGGCCAGGGTGTCGAATCCGGTGCCGCGGCCGAGTTCGATGCCGATGGTGCGGAAACGGCGGGAGCTGAGTCTTTCCCCGGTGGCCAGTAGTTCCTCGGAGTTGTTGAGGTGGTGGCAGATCTCCCGGATCCGGTCTTCCGCCCAGGGGATTTCGGTGTAGAACTTCTCGTGCCGGGTGCTCAGCTTGCTGAAGGTGGCGCGGTAGATGTCATCGGCGTGGGAGTCGGTGCTGGGTAGTCCGCCGGTGAGGTAGGCGTGTTCGACGGATTCGGGGTGGGTGGAAAGGTAGGTGGTGATGCAGAAGCCACCGAAGCTCTGCCCCAGCAGGGACCAGCGGCGGATGCCGAGTGCTTCACGCAGTGTTTCTGCGTCGGCGACGATCTGGTCTGCCCGCAGCAGCCGCAGATGTGCCGCATCGAGGTAGGGGCTGTCGGCGTCGATACGCTCGGAGTGTCCGGTGCCCCGCTGGTCGAGCAGGATCACGCGGTGGTGTTCCAGGGCGGCTTCCAGCCATCCGCTGGGGTCTACCGGCCGTGGAGAGGGGAAGCCTGGGCCGCCCTGCAGGTAGAGCAGCGTCGGGAGGTTCTCACCACCGGCCGGGATGATTTCCCGGGCGAAGATCTCCAGCGTTTCCCGGGGCGCATGATGATCCCAGGGCACCCGGAGGCGGTGCTCCCGGAAGGTGTGGCCGAAGCGGATGGCGGTGGAGGTGCGAAGAGTCATGGGTACCAGTTTATCTTCCGGCTAAGCTGGCCGTATGTCTGAAATCATCACTGCCGGCCCGCTCCGGTACACCTCCCACGGTGCCCATCTGACCGCTGCCGACACCCAGCTCGGTGATCTGCTCTACCTATCTACGAGCGCGACATTCGGGGAGGGTGAATCCATCCGTGGTGGGGTGCCGATCATCGCCCCCTGGTTCAATGACCTGCTCGGATTCACCCCGGCGCATGGCTGGGCACGGCGTAGTGAGTGGAAGACGGAGGAGGTCGAGGGAGGTTTCGACGCCACCCTCACCTGGCGGGGCATTGAGCTGATCCTGACCACCCGGGCCACCGCTGATGGTTTCGCCCAGACCCTGACCGCCACCAACCTGGGACAGAAGGAAGCCACCATCCAGTTGGCCTTCCACCCTTATTTCCTGGTCTCTGATGTCACGAAGATTTCAGTGGAGGGTGCCGATGCCTCCCCCATCACCTTCGATGGCTCCCTCTATGATGAGTTCTTCGCTGTCGCCCCCACCCAGGACATGGCCACGGAGGCCCCGGTCCGCATCATCGATGAAGGTGCTGAGCGGATTATCAGCATCTACGGTTATGGCTCCGACCACACCGTGGTGTGGAACCCCGGGGAGGAAAAGGCCGCTGGCATGGCGGATGTGGGTCCCGATGAGTGGCGGCAGTTCGTCTGTGTGGAACCGGCCAAGTTGGGGGCCGGTCGTGGAGGGATCACCCTGCCTTCCGGGGCGGGTGCCACCCTGGGCATGCTGGTGGGGGTTTCTGCGCTCTAGTTCATCCGGGCATGCAGCCTAGAGTGGGGAAAACGGCACTTAAGGATGGGATCTAGGACCTTAAGGCCGGTTTTCCCCACTCTAGGCTGCATGACCCCCCTGGAACTCATGGCTGGTCATCCAGGAAACAGAAGCACGGCATGACATATTTCCTGTCATGCCGTGCTTTGATCTACGGAGCTCTACCGAAAAACTAGGTCTAGCCCTTCTTCACCGTGATCTGCCAGGAGGCCTCCCCGGTTTCCCGGAAGTCGGTGACCTCATGGCCGTCGGTGGCGCACCACTGCGGGATGGCGTCGGTGGCCTGGGTGCAGTCGAAGTCGATGACCAGGTGCTGGCCGGACTGAAGATCCTGCATCACGTCCTTGGCCTCGATCAGCGGGAAGGGGCAGACCGCGCCGAGGGAGTCCAGGGCGTAGTAGCCATCACCCAGTTCGCGTAGCTTCTCGCTGACGGCGGGCTGGATGTTGATCAGACCGGTCGCCATCTTCAGTCCACCCAGGGGGGCGGGGCTGACTGCAGGGTTGTCGGCGACCTTCAGCACACGGTCCTCGGCGGAGGTGACGGTTTCGTTGGCCAGGCTCTGCTCGGTGGAGTAGGTGCCGGTGTCCGGGGTCTTCTTCTTCGCTGCGGTGGCAGGCTTGAGGAAGATCTTGGCAGCCACGCCAACGCCGATGGCGATGAACAGCAGAGCGATCCAACCCTGGAAGCTGAAGAGGCTGGTCTGGACCATGCCGTTGCCGACGGTGCAGCCACCGGCCAGGGAGGCGCCGACACCCATCATGGTGCCGCCGATCACTGAACGGACAGAAGTGACGGAGTCCGGCACGCGCACCCGGAATTCACCGGTGGACCTGGCGGCGATGAAAGAGCCGACCAGGATGCCCAGCACCAGCATGACACCCCAGTTGAGGTAGCTCTCATCACCGGTGGTGATGTACTGCAGCGTGTGGGCGGTGGGGGTGGTGATGCCCAGACCGGAGTTGCGGCCCGCGGCAGCGGAGAGCGGCCAGGCGATGACACCGATCAGGCCGATCAGGGCACCTGCGGTGTAGACGTGCAGGGGGCGCTTCCATGCCGGCTGGTTCCCCAGTCGTGCGATCTTGGGGCGCTTGGCTTCCAGGGTCAGGAAGTGGCGGACCAGGTAGATGGTCAGGGCCGCGAAGGGGACGACGAACCACCAGACGGAGATGCCGAAGAGTGCCGGCAGGGTGGTCAGTTCGGTCTCCCAGGAGAACATGAAATTGGTGAAACCGGACAGGACGCCGGTCTTCATGGCGGCGGTGGAGACGGCGTAGGTGGCCAGGGCGATCCAGGAGCCGACCAGTCCCTCACCGGAGCGGTACCAGGTGCCGGAGGCGCAACCACCCGAGAGGATGATGCCGAAACCGAAGATGAAGGCGCCGAGGATCACGGCGGCCGGGGCGAAGTTGTCATAGGTCGGGGTGATCACGCCTGCGGAGGTCAGGGCGGCGAGGCCCACGGCGTGTACCGCGATGACCACGAGCAGCCCGACGAAGGTGCGCCAGGAGCGTTGCAGGAAGATATCCCGCAGCATGCCGGTGACACAGAACCTACCGCGCTGCATCACGATGCCGAGTACGGCACCGACGGCGAGTCCGGTGATGATCATGGGAACCAGCTTTCCGAGGTTTGAGATTACTATTAGACCCCTCAGAATATAGACCAACCGGTACCTCTTTGTCTAGCCCCCCTAGACAGATCTGTTCATAACGGGGCGGGGATGGGCGGATACACCTTCATCCCGCGGCACTCTCAGGTCCACCGGTCCCCCTCCCACAGATCCAGACCAGGGTGTCAGGACGCACTCTCCCAGCAGAGATACCTCAGCATCACGCCTATTTCCTGATAGAAACCCCCGCTCAGCAGCCTATGATGGAAAGGAATGCTTCCGCCCAGGTCAATCCCCGGGGCGGAAATTTCTCTTAGTTGACGTAGCTATATACCGCTTGATTTACCCACGGAGTCCGCCATTGAATCCTGAAACCCCCGGCCAGGAACCGCTAAAACAGCCCAGACCTGATCAGAACACCGACCTACCCGAACCGATCCCGGCCCGCCCCAGCCCCTGGCAGCTGCTGACCGCCTTCCACAGCAGTGCCCCCCGCTGGCCCGGCGCGCTCCGAGCAGCGCTGGCCGTCACCCTGCCCGGACTACTGGCCCTCATGCTCGGCTTCGAGAATGAGATCATGCTCATCGCCGCCGGCGGCTTCGCCGTCATCTACGGCGAAGGACACGCCTACCGCGCCCGCTGGCGGGTGATGCTCATCGCCGGAGCACTCATCGCACTCAGCGCCACCGCCGGTGCCTTCGTCGGCGAGTCCATGTTCCAGGCCATGGGAGTCGACGGTTCCCACTGGTGGCTGCTGCTCTCCGCCTTCTACACCATCATCATTGCCACCATCGGCACCTTCGTCCAGAACGCCCTGCGACTACCGCCACCCGGCAGCTTCTTCATCGTCATGGTCGGCGGTGGTTCCACCATGGTGGCCAAACTGGGCCTCAACCCCGTGGATGTCGGCCTCTGGGCCATGGTCGGCGTGGCAGCAGCCCTGCTCATCGGCATGTTCCCCGCTCTGTTCAACCACCGCCACCCCCAGGAACAGGCGGTGAAAACCCTGGAGCAGGCCGTCGCCGACTTCGAGGCCGCTGAAAAACCCGCCCTGGCAAAAAACCACCAGGCCGAAACCGCCCTCACCAACGCCTGGGGCGCACTCTCCGACTCCGGTGCGGTGCGCGCCGGGCAGCTGCTGGACGAGAAGCAGCGGGACCTGGTGGACCGGGTCACCACCGCGCACCGGCGACTCTCCCAGGCCAGTGCCATGCTCCCCCAGGGTGGTGCCACCGAGGAGCTGACCGACACCCCGAACTACATCGATCTCTCCCGCACCGCAATCCCCATGGCGCGCCCCTCGGTCAGCTATCGCATCTACCGTTCCCTGCACCCCGACAGCCATGCCAGCATCACCGCAATCAAGGTCGCGGTAGCCACCACCCTGGCTGCCGTGATCGGCATCGCGCTGGGCTTCGACCGGCCGGACTGGGCGGTGGTGTCTGCCCTCCTGATGATCCAGTGGGGTCCGGACCGCATCCCGGGCACCATCCGTGGGCTGCACCGCATGATCGGTTCCCTGATCGGCATCTTCCTCTTCGCCCTCTTCCACTACCTGGAGGTTGAGGGGTTCACTCTGCTGCTCGCCCTGGCGGTCTGTCAGTTCGGGGCGGAGTTCTTTGTCACCCGAAACTATGCCTTCACCGTCATCTTCACCACCCCATTGGCACTGCTGATGGGCGATTCGCTCGCCTCCCCCCTGGGTGAGGTGATGTTCGGGCGCAGCATGGAGATCCTCCTCTCCATCGTCTTCGGCCTGCTCGCGCTCTGGTTCATCCTGCGGGATTCCGGACCACGCCACCATGACCGTCTGGTTCGCCGTGCCTTCGATGCGATGGGAGCCGCCACCGGCGCCCTGCTGACCTCCCGTCCGGGCCGTCAGCTCACTGAACTGCGCGACCTGCAGTATGAACTGCTCGGGGAGCGCCGCGCCGTCCAGACCCTGGTGAACAACCATCCGGAGATCGCCAAGGAGCGCTGGAACACCCACCTGGCGGTCCAGCTGGCCGGCTACAGCCTGCTCGACTACGTCACCGCCAGCGCCAACCGTCAACTCAGTTTCGAGGAGATTGCGGAACTGGCCCGCCGTATCCGCACCGCGCGGGAATACAACTAGGGGGTTCCTCCCCTAGTCCAGCGCAGCCTGGAGAATCGCGGTGCTGTTCAGGCCGAAGTGGTCCACACCCTGGGGGTAGGACTCCTCAACTGCCCCGAAACCCTGCGCCCGGTACCAGGCCGCGCCTTCCTGCGCCGCCCCATAGGCGTTGAAGGGTGCTTGCGGGTCAGTGCCATCATCAGCGGTGCCGCTCACCCAGGTCAGCGGACCGACCTGCTCAGCGGCGGCCGCAATGGCAGCGGGGTCCGCACCCCAGGGCCGGCCGCCGCCGCCGAGCATGAGTGCCCCGCCGCTCACCAGTTGCGGCTCACTGAGGATCAGCTCGTGGGCAAGAAGCTCTGCGCCCCCGGAGTATCCCATCCACCAGATATCGGAGCGGTCGATCCCGTATTCGGGAAGGATCTGCTGCTCGAGCAGTTCGGCCAACCAGTCGGCATTGGACGCGGAATTTTTCCACCAGGTGGTGGTGGCAGAGTCCGGGGTCAATGGGGCGATCAGGATCTTATTCTCCGCTGCCGCCACGGCTGCGAGCCCCTCAAGCAGGTATCCGGGGTTGTGGTACTCATAGGCGCCGTCGCCGTGCAGCCGGATGACCGCACCCACGGGCCGGGAGAAGTCCACGCCCTCCGTGTAGACGCGGACATCGCCGAAGTTGTGCTGGGTCTGCTGGGCATAGTTCCGCTGTTTCACATCGGAGAGGGAAGAGCTGAGCGCTGTGCCGGGTGTTGCAGCTTCTGCTACGCAGGGGGTGAGTGCCAACAATCCGGCGATAGCCAGGGTTGTAGGAAGAAATCGACGTAAAGGTATGATTTTCACATGGGGAAAGCGTAATGGTTCCGTGACCTTTCTCAAGCTGGCGAAAGTCCCGAAAACCGATGAGAGCACGCTGAGGGGGAGAGCTTTCCGCTGTACAGAAAGGTGCAGCTCCGGCACCGGGCAGCTTGAGCAGAACCCCTAGGGAGCCCCTTTTGTGAGCGGAAACACCTTGCTGTGGGCCGGATTCAGCCCAGGATCTGCTGGCCCAGGATCCCGGCGGCAACGAGTGGCATCGCTCCGCCAGCCACACCGGTGAGCGCCCTGGAGGCACCTCCCCGGGTGCCGGTGCACCCATTTTCTCTCCGGATGAGTGGATGACATCATCCTGCCCCTTGGGTCGGCACCGGGAAACTGAGGAAGTTTAACCTCACCCCAACGAGTTTTCCGGGGCAGATATGCAGGAATCCGTCACTCAGGAGCTATGTAGCGAAGGTTTCTGGTACCAGCGCCGGAGAATTGCGGGATCACCGTCACCGCAGTGATAGGCCGGTGGCCCCGCGTCTGCAGCCCTGCCGACAGCTCCCTCACCGCCTTGCCGAAACGGCCCGGTGCAAGGGGTGCACCGGGCCGTCGATAAGCGGGCGCGCAGCGCTAACAGGACAATGGCTGAGACGCAGACCTGGCAACGACCCGCGCTTGTCGACGCCGCATCCTCCCCGCGCTGCTCAGCTGAAGAGCAGCTGCTGCACATCCTCCTGGCGCACGGGCTGCAATCCCCAGGCATCCAGACCGACATCCACCTGTCCCTCGGCCACCTGCGGCACCGGGGAATGCAGGTGACCGTGCACCAGGTAGGGCACCCGCAGACGCAGGTCATCGAAACGGGATGTCATGCCGTCATGGTCCTGCCCGGGGCGCGGGAAATGCGAGAGCCAGACCTCCTGCCCCTGCCAGCGCAGCTTCTGATAGGCCTGCACCGACTCGAAGACCTCAAGGTAGACCCGCTGCCTTTTGAAGGAACTCTTGAAGAGCGGATGGCAGGAGTCATGGTTTCCGGGGATGAGATGCTTCTCCACCTCCGGAAGATGTTCCTGGATCAGGTCCAGGGCGCGCTGTTCTTCCCTGGTGTCACCGACACTCAGGTCGCCGAGCACCCAGAGGCGGTCCCCCGGGGCGACCTGCTCCTTCAGGTTGGACAGGACTGTCGCATCGTGGCGGCCCACATCGCTAAAACCCCGTAGCCCCGCCACAAAACGGTGCCCCAGGTGAAGATCAGAGGTGAACCAGACCGTCATTTCGCAGCCGCCGCCTGTTCCAGCGCCTGGGTGAACACCTCAACCGGTTGCGCACCGGAGACCGCCAGTCGACCATC is a genomic window containing:
- the aceA gene encoding isocitrate lyase, with translation MSTTGQARTAAEIQQDWDTNPRWANTTRDYTAEQVAELQGTVIEEHTLARRGAEILWEGVNGDDYIHSLGALTGNQAVQQVRAGLKAVYLSGWQVAGDANLSGHTYPDQSLYPANSVPQVVRRINNALLRADEIARSEGDTSVDNWLVPIVADGEAGFGGALNVYELQKAMIGAGAAGTHWEDQLASEKKCGHLGGKVLIPTQQHIRTLTSARLAADVANVPTVVIARTDAEAATLITSDVDERDRPFIEGDRTAEGYYRIRNGIEPCIARAKAYAPYSDLIWMETGTPDLAVAKQFAEAVHEEFPDQLLAYNCSPSFNWSAHLEADEIAKFQKELSAMGFKFQFITLAGFHSLNYGMFDLAHGYARNGMTAFVDLQNREFQAAEERGFTAVKHQREVGAGYFDNIATTVDPTSSTTSLKGSTEEEQFVSTNA
- a CDS encoding aspartate aminotransferase family protein gives rise to the protein MKHTDPERGRQIAENDRKHVFHSWSAQDKINPLPIAYAEGSTFYDYEGKGYLDFNSQMVNANLGHGHPKLIQAIKDQADRLATIAPGFAEETRTELARLIAEAAPGDLNYVFFTNGGADAVEHAVRMARIHTGRQKIMSAYRSYHGATNLAMTLTGEPRRWPTPAGDPGVVHFFGPYTYRSPFWSETPEQETERALAHLEEQIILEGAGTIAAILMEPVVGGNGVLIPPPGYLKGLKALCEKYGILYIADEVMIGFGRMGTMFAVEAFDVEPDLLTFAKGSNSGYVPLGGVIINEAIRDTFAQTSYPGGLTYSGHPLACAPGVATFEVFREDNLLDHINDLAERVIKPALEEMKEKHACVGDVRGMGMFWAIELVKDKETREPLVPFAPKPEENQPMVEYTAACKERGLWPHTHFNRTHIAPPLTITEEDLVRGLGIIDEALGEIDKYAN
- a CDS encoding alpha/beta fold hydrolase — encoded protein: MTLRTSTAIRFGHTFREHRLRVPWDHHAPRETLEIFAREIIPAGGENLPTLLYLQGGPGFPSPRPVDPSGWLEAALEHHRVILLDQRGTGHSERIDADSPYLDAAHLRLLRADQIVADAETLREALGIRRWSLLGQSFGGFCITTYLSTHPESVEHAYLTGGLPSTDSHADDIYRATFSKLSTRHEKFYTEIPWAEDRIREICHHLNNSEELLATGERLSSRRFRTIGIELGRGTGFDTLAYLLEEPFREYRGEKRLRSDFLLDVGGRVSFAEAPLYAAIHETIYAGTTPGPTSWAAQSVSDAIPGFAYDLDPREAEPFYLTGEHIFPWQFEEDPALEPFRQVAEELAQAEDWTPLYDAEVLAEAGPVCAAAVYVDDIFVPLEHSLRTAERYRDLRPWITNEFQHDGIRQDGAAIFRRLYQMVREH
- a CDS encoding aldose epimerase family protein, giving the protein MSEIITAGPLRYTSHGAHLTAADTQLGDLLYLSTSATFGEGESIRGGVPIIAPWFNDLLGFTPAHGWARRSEWKTEEVEGGFDATLTWRGIELILTTRATADGFAQTLTATNLGQKEATIQLAFHPYFLVSDVTKISVEGADASPITFDGSLYDEFFAVAPTQDMATEAPVRIIDEGAERIISIYGYGSDHTVVWNPGEEKAAGMADVGPDEWRQFVCVEPAKLGAGRGGITLPSGAGATLGMLVGVSAL
- a CDS encoding YeeE/YedE thiosulfate transporter family protein, encoding MIITGLAVGAVLGIVMQRGRFCVTGMLRDIFLQRSWRTFVGLLVVIAVHAVGLAALTSAGVITPTYDNFAPAAVILGAFIFGFGIILSGGCASGTWYRSGEGLVGSWIALATYAVSTAAMKTGVLSGFTNFMFSWETELTTLPALFGISVWWFVVPFAALTIYLVRHFLTLEAKRPKIARLGNQPAWKRPLHVYTAGALIGLIGVIAWPLSAAAGRNSGLGITTPTAHTLQYITTGDESYLNWGVMLVLGILVGSFIAARSTGEFRVRVPDSVTSVRSVIGGTMMGVGASLAGGCTVGNGMVQTSLFSFQGWIALLFIAIGVGVAAKIFLKPATAAKKKTPDTGTYSTEQSLANETVTSAEDRVLKVADNPAVSPAPLGGLKMATGLINIQPAVSEKLRELGDGYYALDSLGAVCPFPLIEAKDVMQDLQSGQHLVIDFDCTQATDAIPQWCATDGHEVTDFRETGEASWQITVKKG